A part of Miscanthus floridulus cultivar M001 chromosome 6, ASM1932011v1, whole genome shotgun sequence genomic DNA contains:
- the LOC136455914 gene encoding probable peptide/nitrate transporter At3g43790 codes for MGGGNGDGTTPLGEPLLAKKARAYRPRCPGCRVDRLNAEREGVYPLKDLFLIWLVTITCTLPIQSLFPFLYFMIRDLNIAKQTQDIGFYAGFVGASYMCGRAISSTVWGIVADKHGRKPVIVLTLVAIVIFNTLFGLSSNYWMALITRCLLGVMCGYLGPIKAYATEVCRKEYNHLALAVVSSSRGIGLIIGPAIGGYLAQPADKYPSIFSQTSIFGRFPYFLPCLCISILAVVALIACIWFPETLHKHNEDTVDNSVETVEESLAGTDTEENGGGGCLKLFTNWPLMSSITLYCIFSLQDVAYAETFSLWAVSDRSYGGLSFTTTDVGNVLAMSGLFLFIYQMLIYPLLAKKVDHITLVRAVAILTLPLLASYPFFPSLKGFMLMLVVNCASFLKNTFSVTTITVFNILMNEAVTQDVRAAANGIAVTLMSISKAVAPAVAGIIFSWAQRRQTASFLPGDHLVFFILNIFTLTGLIFTFRPFFVRGSAKH; via the exons ATGGGCGGCGGCAACGGTGATGGAACCACCCCGCTGGGGGAGCCGCTGCTGGCGAAGAAGGCGAGGGCGTACCGGCCGAGGTGCCCCGGCTGCCGGGTCGACCGCCTGAACGCGGAGCGGGAGGGGGTCTACCCTCTCAAGGACCTCTTCCTCATCTGGCTCGTCACCATCACCTGCA CCCTGCCGATCCAGTCTCTGTTTCCCTTCTTGTATTTTATG ATAAGGGATCTGAATATTGCTAAACAAACACAAGACATTGGATTTTATGCTGGTTTTGTTG GCGCTTCATATATGTGTGGGAGAGCAATCTCCTCAACAGTATGGGGAATCGTGGCTGATAAGCATGGAAGGAAACCGGTTATCGTACTGACCCTTGTTGCAAT AGTTATCTTCAATACTCTCTTTGGACTAAGCTCAAACTATTGGATGGCATTAATCACCCGATGCCTGCTTGGGGTCATGTGTGGTTATCTCGGGCCAATTAAG GCTTATGCTACAGAAGTGTGCCGAAAAGAATACAATCATCTGGCTTTGGCAGTT GTTTCTTCTTCACGAGGCATTGGTCTCATTATTGGACCAGCTATTGGTGGTTATCTTGCGCAG CCTGCAGATAAATATCCAAGCATATTCTCTCAGACGTCCATATTTGGGAG GTTTCCATATTTTCTTCCCTGCCTGTGTATATCGATCCTTGCAGTTGTTGCTCTAATTGCCTGCATCTGGTTTCCG GAAACTTTGCATAAACACAATGAGGATACCGTTGATAATTCAGTTGAAACTGTAGAAGAATCTCTTGCTGGTACAGACactgaagaaaatggaggtggtGGATGTCTAAAATTATTTACAAACTGGCCGTTGATGTCATCTATTACTTTATATTGTATCTTCTCTCTTCAGGATGTGGCTTATGCAGAG ACGTTCTCTCTTTGGGCTGTCAGTGACAGATCGTATGGTGGATTAAGCTTTACTACCACAGATGTGGGCAATGTCCTTGCAATGTCAG GTCTCTTCCTTTTTATATATCAAATGTTGATTTATCCATTGCTTGCAAAAAAGGTGGACCACATCACATTAGTTCGTGCAGTGGCG ATATTGACTCTACCACTTCTTGCTAGCTATCCATTCTTTCCTTCATTGAAAGGGTTCATGCTTATGTTGGTAGTAAATTGTGCATCTTTTCTGAAGAATACTTTCTCG GTAACTACCATTACCGTGTTCAACATTTTGATGAATGAAGCTGTG ACTCAGGATGTAAGAGCTGCAGCCAATGGTATTGCTGTAACACTAATGTCCATTTCTAAAGCTGTTGCTCCAGCTGTTGCAGGAATTAT ATTTTCATGGGCCCAAAGGCGTCAGACAGCTTCATTTCTTCCAG GCGACCACTTGGTGTTCTTCATACTGAACATCTTCACGCTCACCGGTCTCATCTTCACCTTCAGACCGTTTTTTGTTCGAGGCAGCGCGAAGCACTGA